Proteins from one Impatiens glandulifera chromosome 2, dImpGla2.1, whole genome shotgun sequence genomic window:
- the LOC124926886 gene encoding probable dolichyl pyrophosphate Glc1Man9GlcNAc2 alpha-1,3-glucosyltransferase isoform X2, producing the protein MSALSSGRSIAGEIVWFYLVAACVKLLLFPSYRSTDFEVHRHWLALTHSLPLEKWYSDETSQWTLDYPPFFAHFEHFLSLFARLIDPTIVDLHNGLNYSAPSVVIFQRITVIVADLVLLLGTYRLTRNSDSLKRNLVWVMIVFSPGLLIVDHIHFQYNGFLLGILLLSLSFLEEGNDLMGGFLFSVLLCFKHLFAVAAPVYFVYLFRHYCRGGILRSFGKLMAMGTLVVTVFLAAYGPFVYHGQIQQVLHRMFPFGRGLCHAYWAPNFWVFYIILDKTLAFGLTKLGFSFQFPAASFTGGLVGDSSPFAILPMVTPLVTLALVLLAISPCLIKCWKNPQPKMIARWVSYAYTCGFLFGWHVHEKASLHFVIPLAVVAVQSVDDAKHYFLLSIVSTYSLFPLLYEGQEYPIKVMLLLLHSLLLWYGFSSQFPVTSTGKGKPGGKKTRDNLDAKATNDHRFNLGWIEKTYMFGLVLVEIWCQFLHPLVLGNKLPFLPLMMISVYCTFGMAYSWIWQLRRIIELS; encoded by the exons ATGTCTGCCCTATCTTCCGGCCGCTCGATCGCCGGCGAGATCGTCTGGTTTTATCTCGTCGCCGCCTGTGTGAAGCTCCTTCTCTTTCCATCCTATCGCAGCACCGACTTCGAAGTCCACCGTCACTGGCTCGCTCTTACCCACTCCCTCCCTCTCGAGAAATGGTACTCCGACGAGACCAGCCAATGGACTCTAGACTATCCTCCATTCTTCGCTCACTTCGAACACTTTCTTTCATTATTCGCCCGTCTAATCGATCCTACCATTGTCGATCTCCACAATGGCCTCAATTACTCCGCCCCCTCCGTAGTAATTTTCCAACGGATCACTGTGATCGTCGCCGACCTTGTCCTCCTTCTTGGAACATATAGATTGACTCGAAATTCGGACTCTTTAAAGAGAAATCTGGTATGGGTCATGATTGTTTTCTCTCCAGGCCTTTTGATTGTCGATCACATTCATTTCCAGTACAACGGATTTCTGCTCGGCATACTGTTACTCTCCCTGTCGTTTCTTGAAGAAGGTAATGACTTGATGGGGGGATTTCTTTTTTCCGTTCTGCTTTGCTTTAAACATTTGTTTGCCGTGGCTGCGCCGGTGTATTTTGTCTACTTGTTTCGCCATTATTGCCGTGGAGGGATCCTTAGAAGTTTTGGGAAGCTAATGGCTATGGGGACTTTGGTTGTTACTGTCTTCCTAGCAGCGTATGGGCCTTTTGTGTACCATGGACAG ATCCAACAAGTTTTACATCGAATGTTTCCATTTGGTAGAGGACTTTGCCATGCTTATTGGGCTCCAAATTTCTGGGTTTTCTATataatattagacaaaacattAGCATTCGGATTAACAAAGCTGGGATTCAGTTTCCAATTTCCAGCTGCTTCATTCACAGGAGGGCTAGTTGGAGATTCCTCACCATTTGCTATTCTGCCAATG GTGACACCTTTGGTTACGTTAGCGTTGGTCCTGCTTGCCATATCCCCGTGTCTTATTAAGTGTTGGAAGAATCCTCAGCCGAAGATGATTGCCAGATGGGTAAGCTATGCTTACACTTGTGGCTTTCTCTTTGGCTGGCATGTTCACGAGAAAGCGTCGCTCCACTTTGTTATCCCTCTAGCCGTTGTTGCAGTGCAAAGTGTGGACGATGCTAAACATTATTTCTTATTGTCCATTG TATCCACTTACTCTTTGTTTCCACTTCTTTACGAGGGCCAAGAGTATCCCATAAAGGTTATGTTGCTGCTTCTACACTCTCTTCTCCTATGGTACGGATTTTCGTCGCAGTTTCCTGTGACATCAACGGGGAAAGGAAAACCCGGGGGCAAGAAAACACGAGATAATCTAGATGCAAAGGCCACGAATGACCATAGATTCAACCTCGGGTGGATTGAGAAAACTTATATGTTTG GTCTTGTGCTTGTAGAGATTTGGTGTCAGTTTTTGCATCCGCTAGTTTTAGGAAACAAGCTTCCTTTCCTTCCTCTTATGATGATTTCTGTATATTGCACTTTTGGGATGGCATATTCTTGGATTTGGCAACTTAGACGAATTATTGAGTTGTCATGA
- the LOC124926886 gene encoding probable dolichyl pyrophosphate Glc1Man9GlcNAc2 alpha-1,3-glucosyltransferase isoform X1 encodes MSALSSGRSIAGEIVWFYLVAACVKLLLFPSYRSTDFEVHRHWLALTHSLPLEKWYSDETSQWTLDYPPFFAHFEHFLSLFARLIDPTIVDLHNGLNYSAPSVVIFQRITVIVADLVLLLGTYRLTRNSDSLKRNLVWVMIVFSPGLLIVDHIHFQYNGFLLGILLLSLSFLEEGNDLMGGFLFSVLLCFKHLFAVAAPVYFVYLFRHYCRGGILRSFGKLMAMGTLVVTVFLAAYGPFVYHGQIQQVLHRMFPFGRGLCHAYWAPNFWVFYIILDKTLAFGLTKLGFSFQFPAASFTGGLVGDSSPFAILPMVTPLVTLALVLLAISPCLIKCWKNPQPKMIARWVSYAYTCGFLFGWHVHEKASLHFVIPLAVVAVQSVDDAKHYFLLSIVSTYSLFPLLYEGQEYPIKVMLLLLHSLLLWYGFSSQFPVTSTGKGKPGGKKTRDNLDAKATNDHRFNLGWIEKTYMFGLVLVEIWCQFLHPLVLGNKLPFLPLMMISVYCTFGMAYSWIWQLRRIIELS; translated from the exons ATGTCTGCCCTATCTTCCGGCCGCTCGATCGCCGGCGAGATCGTCTGGTTTTATCTCGTCGCCGCCTGTGTGAAGCTCCTTCTCTTTCCATCCTATCGCAGCACCGACTTCGAAGTCCACCGTCACTGGCTCGCTCTTACCCACTCCCTCCCTCTCGAGAAATGGTACTCCGACGAGACCAGCCAATGGACTCTAGACTATCCTCCATTCTTCGCTCACTTCGAACACTTTCTTTCATTATTCGCCCGTCTAATCGATCCTACCATTGTCGATCTCCACAATGGCCTCAATTACTCCGCCCCCTCCGTAGTAATTTTCCAACGGATCACTGTGATCGTCGCCGACCTTGTCCTCCTTCTTGGAACATATAGATTGACTCGAAATTCGGACTCTTTAAAGAGAAATCTGGTATGGGTCATGATTGTTTTCTCTCCAGGCCTTTTGATTGTCGATCACATTCATTTCCAGTACAACGGATTTCTGCTCGGCATACTGTTACTCTCCCTGTCGTTTCTTGAAGAAGGTAATGACTTGATGGGGGGATTTCTTTTTTCCGTTCTGCTTTGCTTTAAACATTTGTTTGCCGTGGCTGCGCCGGTGTATTTTGTCTACTTGTTTCGCCATTATTGCCGTGGAGGGATCCTTAGAAGTTTTGGGAAGCTAATGGCTATGGGGACTTTGGTTGTTACTGTCTTCCTAGCAGCGTATGGGCCTTTTGTGTACCATGGACAG ATCCAACAAGTTTTACATCGAATGTTTCCATTTGGTAGAGGACTTTGCCATGCTTATTGGGCTCCAAATTTCTGGGTTTTCTATataatattagacaaaacattAGCATTCGGATTAACAAAGCTGGGATTCAGTTTCCAATTTCCAGCTGCTTCATTCACAGGAGGGCTAGTTGGAGATTCCTCACCATTTGCTATTCTGCCAATG GTGACACCTTTGGTTACGTTAGCGTTGGTCCTGCTTGCCATATCCCCGTGTCTTATTAAGTGTTGGAAGAATCCTCAGCCGAAGATGATTGCCAGATGGGTAAGCTATGCTTACACTTGTGGCTTTCTCTTTGGCTGGCATGTTCACGAGAAAGCGTCGCTCCACTTTGTTATCCCTCTAGCCGTTGTTGCAGTGCAAAGTGTGGACGATGCTAAACATTATTTCTTATTGTCCATTG TATCCACTTACTCTTTGTTTCCACTTCTTTACGAGGGCCAAGAGTATCCCATAAAGGTTATGTTGCTGCTTCTACACTCTCTTCTCCTATGGTACGGATTTTCGTCGCAGTTTCCTGTGACATCAACGGGGAAAGGAAAACCCGGGGGCAAGAAAACACGAGATAATCTAGATGCAAAGGCCACGAATGACCATAGATTCAACCTCGGGTGGATTGAGAAAACTTATATGTTTGGTCTTGTGCTTGTAGAGATTTGGTGTCAGTTTTTGCATCCGCTAGTTTTAGGAAACAAGCTTCCTTTCCTTCCTCTTATGATGATTTCTGTATATTGCACTTTTGGGATGGCATATTCTTGGATTTGGCAACTTAGACGAATTATTGAGTTGTCATGA